The following coding sequences lie in one Listeria ivanovii subsp. londoniensis genomic window:
- the pstC gene encoding phosphate ABC transporter permease subunit PstC — protein MEAIKEKKLTQTSKKAHLETRGKIITFICISIMVIAAASILFFVISKGLATFTVNKVSFVDFITGTDWNPSQKDANGNPLVGALPMIIGSFAVTLFAACIAGPLAIGAAIFMVEISPKFGKKVLQPVMELLVGIPSVVYGFIGLSVVVPFIRDHISGSGFGIAAATVVLTVMILPTVTSLSVDAIKSVPRHYREASLALGATRFQTIWKVVLRSSRSGILTAIVFGMARAFGEALAVQMVIGNSAVIPTSLFEPASTLTSILTMGMGNTVMGTLDNNILWSLAMVLLAMSLFFIIVIRFIGRRRKIK, from the coding sequence TTGGAAGCAATAAAGGAAAAGAAGCTTACACAAACTTCCAAAAAGGCGCATTTAGAAACTAGAGGCAAGATTATTACATTCATTTGTATTTCAATTATGGTCATTGCCGCTGCGTCTATTTTGTTTTTTGTTATTTCAAAAGGGTTAGCTACGTTTACAGTTAACAAAGTATCTTTCGTTGATTTTATTACTGGTACTGATTGGAATCCCTCGCAAAAAGATGCAAATGGAAATCCGCTAGTTGGCGCTTTACCAATGATAATCGGTTCATTTGCAGTAACGCTCTTTGCTGCTTGTATTGCTGGTCCGCTTGCAATTGGTGCGGCAATATTCATGGTAGAAATTTCACCTAAGTTTGGGAAAAAAGTTTTACAACCAGTAATGGAATTATTAGTTGGAATTCCATCTGTTGTTTATGGATTCATTGGCTTAAGCGTAGTCGTTCCATTTATTCGCGATCATATTTCTGGAAGTGGATTTGGGATTGCTGCTGCGACAGTTGTTTTAACAGTCATGATTTTACCTACTGTTACTTCATTAAGTGTGGACGCGATTAAATCCGTTCCACGTCATTACCGAGAAGCTTCTTTAGCGCTCGGAGCGACCCGTTTTCAAACGATTTGGAAAGTAGTGCTTCGTAGTTCACGGTCAGGAATTTTGACAGCGATTGTGTTTGGGATGGCACGTGCATTCGGGGAAGCCCTTGCTGTACAAATGGTTATCGGGAACTCTGCTGTTATTCCGACATCATTATTTGAACCAGCTTCCACCCTCACAAGTATCTTGACGATGGGCATGGGAAATACGGTTATGGGGACACTGGATAATAATATCCTTTGGTCACTTGCAATGGTGCTACTTGCGATGTCACTATTCTTCATCATTGTGATTCGCTTCATCGGGCGTAGGAGGAAAATCAAATGA
- the pstB gene encoding phosphate ABC transporter ATP-binding protein PstB — protein sequence MLTKKPEINSILQTTPDPYSLPAAMATEDLHVYYGDNHAIKGVDLTFPENKVTALIGPSGCGKSTYLRALNRMNDEIDGCRMEGKILYDGININRKEVDLYNVRKEIGMVFQKPNPFTKSIYENVAFGLKRHGMKNKKEIIERVEKSLRRAALWDEVKDDLGKSALSLSGGQQQRLCIARAVAMQPKVLLLDEPASALDPISTSKIEDLINELKNKYTIIIVTHNMQQAARVSDYTSFFYLGEVVEFSGTSELFTNPQEKQTEDYISGNFG from the coding sequence ATGTTAACCAAAAAGCCTGAAATTAATTCTATTTTACAAACAACACCAGACCCTTATTCCCTTCCTGCTGCGATGGCGACAGAGGATTTGCATGTATATTACGGTGATAACCATGCGATCAAGGGCGTCGACTTAACTTTCCCAGAAAATAAGGTTACTGCGCTAATTGGGCCCTCTGGTTGCGGGAAATCAACTTATTTAAGAGCATTAAACCGCATGAATGACGAAATTGATGGTTGTCGGATGGAAGGGAAGATTCTCTATGACGGCATTAATATCAATCGTAAAGAGGTTGACCTTTACAATGTGCGCAAAGAAATTGGGATGGTATTCCAAAAACCAAACCCATTCACGAAATCCATTTATGAAAATGTTGCATTTGGACTTAAACGCCATGGAATGAAAAATAAAAAAGAAATCATCGAGCGAGTTGAAAAAAGTTTGCGGCGTGCAGCACTTTGGGATGAAGTAAAAGACGATCTTGGCAAGAGTGCATTATCTCTATCTGGAGGTCAACAACAACGGCTGTGTATCGCGAGGGCAGTGGCAATGCAACCAAAAGTATTACTACTAGACGAACCAGCATCCGCACTTGATCCAATTTCAACAAGTAAAATTGAAGATTTAATTAATGAACTCAAAAATAAATATACAATCATTATCGTTACGCATAATATGCAACAAGCCGCTCGTGTTTCTGACTATACTTCTTTCTTTTATCTTGGGGAAGTTGTGGAATTCTCGGGTACGTCTGAACTATTCACTAACCCGCAAGAAAAACAAACCGAAGACTATATTTCTGGGAACTTTGGCTAG
- a CDS encoding phosphate ABC transporter substrate-binding protein PstS family protein, whose translation MKKKYLGIVAVLAALMLVVAACGSGSSSADKANGSSSKKEEVSGSITAVGSTALQPLVEAASKEFTNTNPKAQINVQGGGSGTGLTQVQQGAVEIGNSDVFAEEKDGVDASKLVDHRVAVVGMAPVVNKDVGVKNITKQQLIDIFTGKTTNWKDVGGKDEKITIINRAEGSGTRATFEKWGLDGATPVKAQEQDSSGTVRKIVSETPGAISYLAFSYIDASVVGLSLDGVEPTEDKVATNDWKIWSYEHMYTNGEPKDLTKAFLKYMTSDDVQNNIVPQLGYQSIKSMKVERDSSGKLTDVK comes from the coding sequence ATGAAAAAGAAGTATTTGGGAATAGTAGCAGTTTTAGCAGCTTTAATGCTTGTAGTTGCAGCATGTGGGAGTGGCAGCAGTTCAGCAGATAAAGCAAATGGTTCATCAAGTAAAAAAGAAGAAGTTTCAGGCTCAATTACAGCAGTTGGCTCTACAGCTCTTCAACCATTAGTGGAAGCAGCATCAAAAGAATTCACAAATACAAATCCAAAAGCGCAAATTAATGTTCAAGGTGGCGGTTCTGGAACTGGTCTAACACAAGTACAACAAGGCGCAGTAGAAATTGGTAACTCTGACGTATTTGCTGAAGAAAAAGATGGAGTAGATGCTTCAAAACTAGTTGACCATCGTGTAGCGGTTGTCGGAATGGCTCCTGTAGTAAATAAAGATGTAGGCGTTAAAAACATCACTAAACAACAACTAATTGATATTTTCACTGGAAAAACTACTAACTGGAAAGATGTTGGCGGTAAAGACGAAAAAATCACTATCATCAACCGTGCTGAAGGTAGTGGAACACGTGCTACTTTTGAAAAATGGGGACTTGATGGCGCGACTCCAGTAAAAGCACAAGAACAAGATTCATCTGGTACAGTTCGTAAAATCGTTAGCGAAACACCTGGAGCAATCAGCTACCTAGCATTTTCTTACATTGATGCTTCTGTAGTAGGACTTTCACTTGACGGTGTAGAACCAACTGAAGATAAAGTAGCCACAAACGATTGGAAAATCTGGTCTTATGAGCATATGTATACAAACGGGGAACCTAAAGACCTTACAAAAGCTTTCTTGAAATATATGACTTCTGATGACGTACAAAACAATATCGTACCACAACTAGGATACCAATCAATCAAATCCATGAAAGTGGAACGTGATTCATCTGGTAAACTAACTGACGTAAAATAA
- the pstB gene encoding phosphate ABC transporter ATP-binding protein PstB, protein MTIETAEKIEYIIETKDVDLFYGSKQALEKIALNIKKNQVTALIGPSGCGKSTFLRTLNRMNDLIPGVKTTGEIHIGDDDVQNPKIDMVNLRKKVGMVFQQANPFPFSIYDNVAYGPRMHGVKDKKELDAIVEKSLRQAALWDEVHDRLDRSAIGMSGGQQQRLCIARVLAVKPDVILMDEPTSALDPISTAKVEDLILELKKDYTIVIVTHNMQQASRISDETAFFLNGRIVEFSDTTSIFTNPAEKETEDYISGRFG, encoded by the coding sequence ATGACAATTGAAACTGCAGAAAAAATCGAATATATTATAGAAACGAAAGATGTCGATCTATTTTATGGATCAAAACAAGCACTTGAAAAAATTGCTTTAAATATCAAAAAGAATCAAGTGACTGCCCTAATTGGCCCATCTGGTTGCGGGAAATCGACTTTTCTTAGAACGTTAAATCGAATGAACGATTTAATTCCCGGCGTAAAAACAACAGGTGAAATCCATATTGGTGATGATGATGTGCAAAATCCAAAAATCGATATGGTTAACTTACGAAAAAAAGTTGGAATGGTTTTCCAGCAAGCTAATCCATTTCCGTTTTCGATTTATGACAATGTTGCCTATGGTCCACGAATGCATGGGGTAAAAGATAAAAAAGAACTAGATGCTATTGTTGAAAAAAGTTTGCGTCAAGCAGCACTTTGGGATGAAGTTCATGATAGATTGGATCGTTCAGCAATTGGAATGTCGGGTGGACAACAACAACGTCTTTGTATTGCGCGAGTACTTGCGGTGAAGCCTGATGTTATTTTGATGGATGAGCCAACCTCTGCACTCGATCCAATCTCAACAGCTAAAGTAGAAGATCTAATTTTAGAACTAAAGAAAGATTACACGATTGTTATTGTGACACATAATATGCAACAAGCCTCTCGTATTTCAGACGAGACTGCTTTCTTTCTTAATGGGCGCATCGTCGAATTTTCAGATACAACGAGTATTTTTACCAACCCAGCAGAAAAAGAAACCGAAGACTATATTTCGGGAAGATTTGGATAA
- the pstA gene encoding phosphate ABC transporter permease PstA, which translates to MNVKTKDKIATGVFYAIAVLIVVILASLLGYILVKGVPQLSWKFLTTPPQSFQAGGGIGPEIWNSFYMLLITMLISVPISLGAGIYMAEYARKNWITDLIRTTIEVLSSLPSIVVGLFGFLVFVIQMGWSFSVISGALTLTIFNLPLLIRVVEEALNAIPSTQREAGLALGLSRWETITRVLVPAALPAIITGVILAAGRVFGEAAALIFTAGQSTPVLDFTDWNPVSPVSPLNIFRPAETLAVHIWKINGEGIMPDAQAVSDGASAVLILSVLLFNVLARLLGKVVYKRMTSS; encoded by the coding sequence ATGAATGTAAAAACAAAAGATAAAATCGCGACAGGTGTTTTCTATGCTATTGCTGTCTTAATTGTTGTTATTCTAGCAAGTTTATTAGGCTATATTTTAGTAAAAGGTGTTCCGCAGTTAAGTTGGAAGTTTTTGACGACCCCACCACAGTCGTTCCAAGCTGGCGGCGGAATTGGCCCTGAAATCTGGAATTCTTTTTATATGCTCTTAATTACCATGTTAATATCGGTCCCTATCTCGCTTGGAGCAGGAATATACATGGCAGAATATGCGCGTAAAAATTGGATTACAGATCTAATTAGGACAACGATTGAAGTTCTTTCCTCACTTCCATCTATTGTCGTTGGGCTATTCGGTTTCCTTGTTTTTGTTATTCAAATGGGGTGGAGTTTCTCGGTTATTTCCGGGGCACTTACACTAACGATTTTTAATTTACCACTACTCATTCGTGTTGTTGAAGAAGCGTTAAATGCTATTCCGAGTACACAACGAGAAGCAGGTCTTGCACTTGGCTTATCAAGATGGGAAACGATAACCCGTGTACTTGTGCCAGCAGCATTACCAGCGATTATTACTGGTGTTATTTTAGCAGCTGGTCGGGTATTTGGTGAAGCAGCTGCATTGATTTTCACTGCCGGACAAAGTACACCAGTGTTGGATTTTACTGATTGGAATCCAGTCAGCCCAGTTTCGCCACTCAATATTTTCCGTCCAGCAGAAACATTAGCTGTTCACATTTGGAAAATTAATGGGGAAGGGATTATGCCAGATGCTCAAGCTGTTTCTGACGGTGCATCTGCTGTATTAATTCTCTCTGTATTACTTTTCAATGTCTTAGCTCGTCTGCTTGGAAAAGTTGTTTATAAACGCATGACCTCTTCGTAA